The Mycolicibacterium fluoranthenivorans genome segment CGTGACTGAGCGCACCCTTGTTTTGATCAAGCCCGACGGCGTTGCACGCCACCTGATCGGCGAGATCGTCAGCCGGATCGAGCGCAAGGGCCTGACCTTCGCGGCACTTGAGCTCAAGGTCGTCAGCGACGACCTGGCCCGCCAGCATTACGCCGAGCACGACGGCAAGCCGTTCTTCGGGTCGTTGCTGGAGTTCATCACCTCCGGTCCGGTGGTGGCGGCCGTGGTCGAGGGACCGCGCGCGATCGCCGCGTTCCGTCAGATCGCGGGCGGCACCGACCCGGTGGAGAAGGCCACGCCGGGCACCATCCGTGGCGACCTGGCTCTGGTCACCCAGGACAACCTGGTCCACGGCTCCGATTCACCCGAGTCGGCGGCCCGTGAAATCGCTCTCTGGTTCCCCGGCCTGACGGGCGCTTAGCTCGCGGTTGGGCCCGCTTCGTCAGATTCCGGCTCGCGGTGTGGGATACTGGCCCTGGGAGATCGGCGCCACAAGGGGTCCGAACTCCCGGATGAAGACTTCGACGAGCGCGACCACCGCGATCTTGCGGTGAGGCGCCGACCGTCCAGCCATCATTCAGCCAGGCACCGAGTGGGTTCATCCGAACTGCTCGGGGCGAGACCATAACAAGTCCGGGGTAAGTGTCCCGGACCCATAGCGGAAGCCCTCGCGTGGCCGCGTCGATCTGACGCGCCCGGGGGCTTGAGGAGAATACGTGGCCGAAGATGCCCATACCCAAGACCTTTCCCAAGCAGCGCAGAGTGAGGAACTGCCGGCGAAGCTGAGAGTTCACTCGCTGGCGCGTCTGCTGGGCACCACCAGTAAGCGCATCGTCGATGTGCTCGCCGAGCTCGACGGCAGGGCTCGCAGCCCGCACTCCACGGTCGACAAGGCCGAGGCAGAGCGCGTCCGCGACCTGCTCAACGCGGCCGAAGCCGAGCCGCCCCACGCGACCGGGTCCGTCGAACCGGCGGAGGTGGCCGCAGCCGTCGAGGTGGTGAACGCCGAACCCGAATCGCGGTTGCTGCTGGAAACCCCGCACGCCTTCGAACTGGAGGTGGCGAGCGAGCTCAGCCCGCGCGGCGAGGTCGAACCTGCTCCGTATCTGCCGCTGTTCGTCGCGCCGCAACCGGTCGAGTTCGCGCCGCGGGTGGCTGCGGCCGATCAGGGTGACGAGGTCGAGGACGGCGACGCCACCGACGACTCCGCTGAGGACGCCGACGACGCCGACGACACTGATTCCGACGCCGAGGACGGTCAGTCGGATCGTCCCGCCGCGCGCCGTCGTCGCCGGGGCCGTCGGGGCCGAGGCCGCGGTCGCGGCGAGCAGAGTGCCGATGAAGCCGGTGACGACGTCGGCGAGGGTGCCGAAGACGGCGCGGCCGAGGGCGAGCAGTCCGACGAGGACGCCGAGGACGCCGACGACACCGACGAGGATGCCGGTGACGAGGCAGGTGGCGCCGAGGGCGGCACGCGTCGCCGTCGCCGCCGGCGCCGGCGTAAGTCGGGCAACGGTGGAGACGAGGACTCGGTATCGCCGGACGATCCGCCGAACACCGTCGTGCACGAGCGCACGCCGCGGGAGAAGAGCGCCAAACCCGATAACGAGATCCAGGGCATCAGCGGATCGACGCGGCTGGAGGCCAAGCGCCAGCGCCGCCGGGACGGTCGCGACGCCGGCCGGCGCCGCCCGCCCATCCTGAGCGAGGCCGAGTTCCTGGCCCGGCGGGAGGCTGTCGAACGCACGATGATCGTGCGGGACAAGGTCCGCACCGAGCCGCCGCACGAGGGCGCCCGGTACACCCAGATCGCGGTGCTCGAAGACGGCGTCGTGGTCGAACACTTCGTGACGTCAGCAGCGTCGGCGAGCCTGGTCGGCAATATCTACCTGGGCATCGTGCAGAACGTGCTGCCCTCGATGGAGGCCGCGTTCGTCGATATCGGCCGTGGCCGCAACGGCGTGCTCTACGCCGGTGAGGTCAACTGGGAGGCCGCCGGCCTGGGCGGTAACAACCGCAAGATCGAGCAGGCACTCAAACCCGGCGACTACGTCGTCGTGCAGGTCAGCAAGGATCCTGTCGGGCACAAGGGCGCCCGGCTCACCACGCAGATCTCGCTGGCCGGCCGCTACCTGGTGTACGTGCCCGGGGCCTCGTCGACCGGGATCAGCCGGAAGCTGCCCGACACCGAGCGGCAGCGGCTCAAGGAGATCCTGAAAGAGGTGGTGCCCGCAGGTGCCGGTGTGATCATTCGCACCGCGTCCGAGGGCGTCAAGGAAGACGACATCCGCACCGACGTGAACCGGCTGCAGGAGCGCTGGGCCCAGATCGAGGCCGCCGCCGCGGAGACCACCGGCAAGAAGGCCGGTGCCGCGATCGCGCTCTACGAAGAACCTGATGTGCTGGTCAAGGTGATCCGCGACCTGTTCAACGAGGACTTCTCCGGTCTGATCGTCTCCGGCGACGAGGCCTGGAAGACCATCAACGACTACGTGAACTCGGTTGCACCCGAGCTTGTTCCGCGCATGACCAAGTACGAGCCGGCCAATCCCGATGCCCCCGACGTGTTCGCTGTGCACCGGATCGACGAGCAGCTCGCCAAGGCGCTGGACCGCAAGGTGTGGCTGCCCTCGGGCGGCACCCTGGTCATCGACCGCACCGAGGCGATGACGGTCATCGACGTCAACACCGGGAAGTTCACCGGTTCGGGCGGCAACCTCGAACAGACCGTGACCCGCAACAACCTGGAAGCCGCCGAGGAGACGGTGCGGCAACTGAGGCTGCGCGATATCGGCGGCATCGTGGTGATCGACTTCATCGACATGGTGCTGGAGTCCAACCGCGATCTGGTGCTGCGGCGCCTCACCGAGGCACTGGCCCGCGACCGCACCCGGCATCAGGTGTCGGAGGTGACCTCGCTCGGGCTGGTGCAGCTGACCCGCAAGCGCCTGGGCACCGGGCTGGTCGAGGCGTTCTCCACCACCTGTACGCACTGCGCCGGCAGGGGAATCGTCCTGCACGTCGATCCGGTGGACACCGCGCAGGCGGTCGCGCGCAAGGCCGAGTCGGCCGG includes the following:
- the ndk gene encoding nucleoside-diphosphate kinase: MTERTLVLIKPDGVARHLIGEIVSRIERKGLTFAALELKVVSDDLARQHYAEHDGKPFFGSLLEFITSGPVVAAVVEGPRAIAAFRQIAGGTDPVEKATPGTIRGDLALVTQDNLVHGSDSPESAAREIALWFPGLTGA
- a CDS encoding translation initiation factor IF-2 N-terminal domain-containing protein, encoding MAEDAHTQDLSQAAQSEELPAKLRVHSLARLLGTTSKRIVDVLAELDGRARSPHSTVDKAEAERVRDLLNAAEAEPPHATGSVEPAEVAAAVEVVNAEPESRLLLETPHAFELEVASELSPRGEVEPAPYLPLFVAPQPVEFAPRVAAADQGDEVEDGDATDDSAEDADDADDTDSDAEDGQSDRPAARRRRRGRRGRGRGRGEQSADEAGDDVGEGAEDGAAEGEQSDEDAEDADDTDEDAGDEAGGAEGGTRRRRRRRRRKSGNGGDEDSVSPDDPPNTVVHERTPREKSAKPDNEIQGISGSTRLEAKRQRRRDGRDAGRRRPPILSEAEFLARREAVERTMIVRDKVRTEPPHEGARYTQIAVLEDGVVVEHFVTSAASASLVGNIYLGIVQNVLPSMEAAFVDIGRGRNGVLYAGEVNWEAAGLGGNNRKIEQALKPGDYVVVQVSKDPVGHKGARLTTQISLAGRYLVYVPGASSTGISRKLPDTERQRLKEILKEVVPAGAGVIIRTASEGVKEDDIRTDVNRLQERWAQIEAAAAETTGKKAGAAIALYEEPDVLVKVIRDLFNEDFSGLIVSGDEAWKTINDYVNSVAPELVPRMTKYEPANPDAPDVFAVHRIDEQLAKALDRKVWLPSGGTLVIDRTEAMTVIDVNTGKFTGSGGNLEQTVTRNNLEAAEETVRQLRLRDIGGIVVIDFIDMVLESNRDLVLRRLTEALARDRTRHQVSEVTSLGLVQLTRKRLGTGLVEAFSTTCTHCAGRGIVLHVDPVDTAQAVARKAESAGAAAGAAGGGGGRRGKRGKKGAKTEPEEVQVAKVPAHAAGEHPMFKAMAAANGKHEDEDGRPLDDEDETLAEGDEELIAVGDIDDDAAEETNGVDADVEDEIEDDVDVIDGDDDDDDDDDDSEDDEFDEDSDDDDDDDEDDEFEDSDDDDSDDSDDDDADDSDDDEDSDDGDEDDDTGSDQAIVTPEPAVEANGAGGRRPRRRAAARPAGPPRDAV